The following proteins come from a genomic window of Candidatus Thiodiazotropha sp. CDECU1:
- a CDS encoding nitric oxide reductase activation protein NorD has translation MSVDFSEYINCLDENDHEHLEALESSYHEAQRVMSPRGLQNYLEGMRAFCTLGRGQDLVLTYVQEIPGVAKEVGEDIIPDLVEAMMKLASHTSGSVITLIVANLPLAASRLGDAEVMRGFLKLLHQMTGKTPRGLRPMMENLDELLSKLTLGGLRRWVMWGAQAHQRDLDGQLAYFGLQTESSRSILQSERRGTLFIDNQRKLNFYLRALWARAFFMRPTAGDFESRQGIRPYIEDFQIHVPDAFDPFRGVDGMEVYRATAAHAAAHMVYTRQPISAEQLSQAQMRMIELFEDARVEYLAYSKFPGLRKLWLQFFTAEPGENDEFGKPHETMDLMLRTTRAIMDRDYRDEIDIINQVADEFVTKLEEDPYDPRLSWMAGVDFYNKIVEIAKIPSVRILSEWPIPYRDDNRYFWDFSENMFESQGIDYLPTSQQTVRRYVSLMEFVNDLDSEMTHDNPDEILVLATELFPYEDMGVSYNQMEGVEPVSDPYHYNEWDYHVQLARPDWATVIERKQGRGDPEMMDEILTKHKPIASRIRHLIDALQPQGIVRRRGYEEGEELDLNAAIRAMIDIRRGVMPDPRINIRVSRHIRDLSIVLLLDLSESTNEKIGDIAEGEEGYEDQDSILDLTRESAGLLSWAIDSIGDSFAVHGFASDGRHDVQYYRFKDFEQSYDDEVKSRMAGMQGGLSTRMGAALRHAGWHLTQQNAQKRLVLLVTDGEPADIDERDPQYLRHDTKKAVEDLAMQGVYTYCLTLDPNADRYVARIFGENGYSIVDNVERLPERLPSVFAALTG, from the coding sequence ATGAGCGTAGATTTTTCAGAATACATCAACTGTCTTGATGAGAACGACCACGAGCACCTTGAGGCGCTCGAATCCTCCTATCACGAGGCCCAACGGGTCATGTCACCGCGCGGCCTGCAGAACTACCTCGAAGGTATGCGTGCCTTCTGTACCCTCGGTCGCGGTCAGGACCTGGTTCTGACCTACGTGCAGGAGATACCAGGCGTAGCCAAGGAGGTGGGCGAGGATATCATCCCCGACCTGGTCGAGGCGATGATGAAACTGGCTTCCCACACCTCCGGCAGCGTGATCACCCTGATCGTGGCCAATCTGCCCCTGGCGGCCTCCCGCCTGGGCGATGCGGAGGTCATGCGCGGCTTCCTCAAGCTGCTGCATCAGATGACCGGCAAGACGCCCCGCGGTCTGCGCCCGATGATGGAGAACCTGGACGAACTGCTCTCCAAACTGACCCTTGGCGGCCTGCGCCGTTGGGTGATGTGGGGCGCCCAGGCCCACCAGCGGGATCTCGACGGTCAGCTGGCCTACTTCGGCCTGCAGACCGAATCATCCCGCTCGATTCTGCAGTCCGAACGTCGCGGTACCCTGTTCATCGACAACCAGCGCAAACTCAACTTCTACCTGCGCGCGCTCTGGGCGCGGGCCTTCTTCATGCGCCCCACCGCCGGCGACTTCGAGTCGCGCCAGGGGATCCGCCCCTATATCGAGGACTTTCAGATCCACGTACCTGACGCCTTCGATCCTTTCCGCGGTGTCGACGGTATGGAGGTCTACCGTGCGACTGCGGCGCATGCCGCTGCGCACATGGTCTACACCCGCCAACCCATCTCCGCCGAGCAGCTGTCCCAGGCACAGATGCGCATGATCGAGCTGTTCGAGGATGCCCGCGTCGAGTACCTCGCCTACAGCAAGTTTCCCGGCCTGCGCAAACTCTGGCTGCAGTTCTTCACCGCCGAGCCGGGTGAGAACGATGAGTTCGGCAAGCCCCACGAGACCATGGACCTGATGCTACGCACCACCCGCGCCATCATGGACCGGGACTATCGGGATGAGATCGATATCATCAACCAGGTGGCCGACGAATTCGTAACCAAGCTTGAGGAGGACCCGTACGATCCACGCCTGTCCTGGATGGCCGGTGTCGACTTCTACAACAAGATCGTGGAGATCGCCAAGATCCCCAGTGTGCGCATCCTCTCCGAGTGGCCGATCCCCTACCGGGACGACAATCGCTACTTCTGGGATTTCTCCGAAAACATGTTCGAATCACAGGGTATCGACTACCTGCCGACCTCCCAACAGACGGTTCGCCGCTATGTCAGCCTGATGGAGTTCGTCAATGACCTCGACTCGGAGATGACCCACGACAATCCGGACGAGATCCTGGTGCTGGCCACCGAGCTCTTCCCCTACGAAGACATGGGGGTCAGTTACAACCAGATGGAAGGGGTGGAACCGGTCTCCGATCCCTACCACTATAACGAGTGGGATTACCATGTGCAGCTGGCCCGCCCCGACTGGGCCACGGTCATCGAGCGCAAGCAGGGCCGGGGCGATCCCGAGATGATGGACGAGATCCTCACCAAGCATAAACCGATCGCCTCGCGCATCCGCCACCTGATCGATGCGCTGCAACCCCAAGGGATTGTCCGTCGCCGTGGTTATGAGGAGGGGGAGGAGCTGGACCTGAACGCGGCAATACGGGCGATGATCGACATCCGGCGCGGGGTCATGCCCGACCCGCGGATCAACATCCGCGTCTCCCGCCATATCCGCGATCTATCGATCGTGCTTCTGCTCGACCTCTCCGAGTCGACCAATGAGAAGATCGGCGATATCGCCGAGGGTGAAGAGGGTTACGAGGATCAGGACAGCATCCTGGATCTAACCCGGGAATCGGCTGGGCTGCTCTCCTGGGCCATCGACTCCATCGGTGACAGCTTCGCCGTACATGGCTTTGCCTCCGATGGCCGCCACGACGTGCAGTACTACCGCTTCAAGGACTTCGAGCAGAGCTATGACGACGAGGTGAAATCCCGTATGGCCGGTATGCAGGGTGGCCTCTCCACCCGCATGGGTGCAGCCCTGCGCCACGCCGGCTGGCACCTGACCCAGCAGAATGCCCAGAAGCGTCTTGTCTTACTGGTTACCGATGGCGAACCTGCCGATATCGACGAGCGCGATCCCCAGTACCTGCGTCACGATACCAAGAAGGCGGTGGAGGATCTGGCGATGCAGGGAGTCTATACCTACTGCCTGACCCTGGATCCCAATGCGGACCGCTATGTGGCGAGAATATTCGGTGAAAACGGCTACTCCATCGTGGACAATGTGGAGCGCCTGCCGGAGAGATTGCCGAGTGTATTTGCCGCGTTGACCGGGTGA
- a CDS encoding CbbQ/NirQ/NorQ/GpvN family protein, giving the protein MSDIDSDQYLIKEEPYYRPVHNEVEMYQAAYDARMPVMLKGPTGCGKSRFVEYMAWKLQKPLITVACNEDMTASDLVGRFLLDINGTKWQDGPLTVAARIGAICYLDEVVEARQDTTVVIHPLTDHRRELPLEKKGELVKAHPDFQIVISYNPGYQSLMKDLKQSTKQRFGGMDFDYPETAIETEIVAHEAGVDREMAEKLVQIAHRSRNLKGHGLDEGMSTRLLVYAAQLVAKGIDAQSACQMALVTPLTDDPDMRDTLSAAVNTYF; this is encoded by the coding sequence ATGAGCGATATCGACAGCGATCAGTACTTGATCAAAGAGGAGCCTTATTACCGCCCCGTGCATAATGAGGTTGAGATGTATCAGGCCGCATACGACGCTCGCATGCCGGTCATGTTGAAGGGCCCCACCGGTTGCGGTAAGTCCCGTTTCGTCGAATATATGGCGTGGAAGCTGCAGAAGCCGCTGATCACCGTGGCCTGTAACGAGGACATGACCGCCTCCGATCTGGTGGGTCGCTTCCTGCTCGATATCAACGGTACCAAATGGCAGGACGGCCCGCTTACCGTGGCCGCCCGCATCGGTGCCATCTGTTATCTCGATGAAGTGGTGGAGGCCCGCCAGGACACCACCGTGGTAATCCATCCCCTGACTGATCACCGCCGGGAACTGCCGCTGGAGAAGAAAGGGGAGCTGGTCAAGGCGCATCCCGATTTCCAGATCGTTATCTCCTATAACCCTGGTTATCAGTCACTCATGAAAGACCTGAAGCAGTCCACCAAACAGCGTTTCGGTGGCATGGATTTCGATTATCCGGAGACGGCAATCGAAACCGAAATCGTGGCCCACGAGGCCGGAGTCGACCGGGAAATGGCGGAAAAACTGGTACAGATCGCCCATCGCTCGCGTAACCTGAAGGGCCACGGCCTGGATGAGGGTATGTCCACCCGTCTGCTGGTCTATGCTGCGCAACTGGTGGCCAAGGGTATTGATGCCCAGTCCGCCTGCCAGATGGCATTGGTGACTCCGCTGACCGACGATCCAGACATGCGCGATACTCTGAGTGCTGCGGTCAATACCTATTTTTAA
- a CDS encoding ribulose bisphosphate carboxylase small subunit — translation MSEMQDYASSLEDTNSRKFETFSYLPAMSPEQIRTQIDFIVSKGWNPSIEHTEPQNASGSYWYMWKLPMFGETDVDAILAECEACHQAHPDNHVRLLGLDNYAQCAGASMVIYRGTPT, via the coding sequence ATGAGTGAAATGCAGGATTACGCTTCCAGTCTGGAAGATACCAACAGCCGCAAGTTCGAGACATTCTCCTACCTGCCGGCCATGAGCCCGGAGCAGATCCGTACCCAGATCGATTTCATCGTATCCAAGGGTTGGAACCCGTCCATCGAGCACACCGAGCCGCAAAACGCGTCCGGCAGCTACTGGTACATGTGGAAACTGCCCATGTTCGGTGAGACCGACGTCGACGCCATCCTGGCCGAATGTGAGGCCTGCCATCAGGCTCACCCGGACAACCACGTGCGTCTGCTGGGCCTGGACAACTACGCCCAGTGTGCCGGTGCCTCGATGGTTATCTATCGCGGTACGCCGACCTGA
- a CDS encoding form I ribulose bisphosphate carboxylase large subunit, whose amino-acid sequence MAKKYDAGVKEYRETYWMPDYTPKDTDILACFKVTPQPGVPREEVAAAVAAESSTGTWTTVWTDLLTDLDYYKGRAYAIEDVPGDDTCFYAFVAYPIDLFEEGSVVNVMTSLVGNVFGFKALRALRLEDIRFPIAYVLTCNGPPQGIQVERDLLNKYGRPLLGCTIKPKLGLSAKNYGRACYEGLRGGLDFTKDDENVNSQPFMRWRHRFDFVMEAIQKAEAETGERKGHYLNVTAPTSDEMMKRAEYAKEIGAPIIMHDYITGGWSANTQLAQWCQDNGMLLHIHRAMHAVLDRNPHHGIHFRVLTKILRLSGGDHLHSGTVVGKLEGDRDATLGWIDIMRDSYIKEDRSRGIFFDQDWGSMPGVLPVASGGIHVWHMPALVNIFGDDSVLQFGGGTLGHPWGNAAGAAANRVAVEACVEARNQGRELEKEGKDILTTAASHSPELKAAMETWKEIKFEFDTVDKLDVSHK is encoded by the coding sequence ATGGCCAAGAAATATGATGCGGGCGTAAAAGAGTACCGCGAGACATACTGGATGCCCGATTACACGCCGAAGGACACCGATATCCTGGCGTGCTTCAAAGTCACCCCTCAGCCGGGTGTACCCCGCGAAGAGGTTGCAGCCGCTGTGGCCGCTGAATCCTCCACCGGCACCTGGACCACTGTGTGGACCGACCTGCTGACCGATCTGGACTACTACAAGGGCCGCGCCTACGCCATCGAGGATGTGCCTGGCGACGACACCTGTTTCTACGCTTTCGTGGCCTACCCCATCGACCTGTTCGAAGAGGGCTCCGTGGTTAACGTCATGACCTCCTTGGTCGGTAACGTATTCGGCTTCAAGGCCCTGCGTGCCCTGCGTCTGGAAGATATTCGCTTCCCCATCGCCTACGTTCTGACCTGTAATGGACCGCCTCAGGGTATCCAGGTTGAGCGTGACCTGCTCAACAAGTACGGTCGTCCGCTGCTGGGTTGTACCATCAAGCCCAAGTTGGGCCTGTCAGCGAAGAACTACGGTCGTGCCTGCTACGAAGGCCTGCGCGGCGGTCTGGATTTCACCAAGGATGACGAGAACGTCAACTCCCAGCCGTTCATGCGCTGGAGACATCGTTTCGACTTCGTCATGGAGGCGATCCAGAAAGCGGAAGCCGAGACCGGTGAGCGCAAGGGTCACTACCTGAACGTTACCGCACCGACTTCCGACGAGATGATGAAGCGTGCCGAGTATGCCAAAGAGATCGGCGCGCCGATCATCATGCACGACTACATCACCGGTGGCTGGTCTGCCAACACCCAGCTGGCACAATGGTGTCAGGACAACGGTATGCTGCTGCACATCCACCGTGCCATGCACGCCGTACTGGATCGCAACCCCCACCACGGTATCCACTTCCGCGTACTGACCAAGATCCTGCGTCTCTCCGGTGGTGACCACCTGCACTCCGGCACCGTTGTGGGTAAGCTGGAAGGCGACCGTGACGCAACCCTGGGCTGGATCGACATCATGCGCGATTCCTACATCAAGGAAGACCGTTCACGGGGTATCTTCTTCGATCAGGACTGGGGTTCAATGCCTGGCGTTCTGCCGGTAGCTTCCGGTGGTATCCATGTCTGGCACATGCCGGCGCTGGTCAACATCTTCGGCGACGACTCTGTACTGCAGTTCGGCGGTGGCACCCTGGGACATCCCTGGGGCAACGCAGCCGGCGCAGCCGCCAACCGTGTTGCGGTTGAGGCCTGTGTCGAGGCACGTAACCAGGGCCGTGAGCTGGAGAAGGAAGGTAAGGACATCCTTACTACCGCAGCCAGCCACAGCCCTGAGCTGAAGGCCGCTATGGAGACCTGGAAGGAGATCAAGTTCGAATTCGACACCGTCGACAAGCTGGACGTTTCGCACAAGTAA
- a CDS encoding LysR family transcriptional regulator, whose amino-acid sequence MHTTLRQMRVFTTVARHLNYTRAAQELHLSQPAVSMQVKQLEESVGLPLFEQTGKRIQLTEAGREVHDYGRTIFKTFEEMEEVLSSLKGLDTGHLDISVASTVNYFAPRLLAAFSRKFPGIDLRLDVSNRKRLMELLQTNETDIVLMGRPPKDIDLEYEPFMDNPLVVIAPPGHPLQTQKKIPIERLEQEVFIMREAGSGTRLAMERYFAEQGINIRTGMQMTRNEAIKQAVRAGMGLGVVSAHTIELEVETGRLVILDIEGLPIQRHWYMVYRKTKRLSPAAKAFHDFVMSEAQHIQQAPV is encoded by the coding sequence ATGCATACAACCCTACGACAGATGCGCGTCTTCACCACCGTTGCCCGGCACCTGAACTATACCCGTGCGGCACAGGAGCTCCATCTCAGCCAACCGGCGGTGTCGATGCAGGTGAAACAGTTGGAGGAGTCGGTGGGACTGCCCCTGTTCGAACAGACCGGTAAAAGGATCCAGCTGACCGAGGCCGGCAGAGAGGTGCATGACTATGGCCGCACCATCTTCAAGACCTTCGAGGAGATGGAAGAGGTGCTCTCCTCACTGAAGGGGTTGGACACCGGGCATCTCGATATCTCTGTCGCCAGCACGGTCAACTATTTCGCCCCCAGACTGCTCGCTGCCTTCAGCCGGAAATTCCCCGGTATCGACCTGCGCCTGGACGTCTCCAACCGCAAGCGTCTCATGGAGCTGCTGCAGACCAATGAGACCGACATCGTACTCATGGGACGACCACCCAAGGATATCGATTTGGAATATGAACCCTTCATGGATAATCCCCTGGTGGTGATCGCCCCTCCCGGACACCCGCTGCAGACCCAGAAAAAGATCCCTATCGAACGATTGGAGCAAGAGGTCTTCATCATGCGTGAGGCCGGTTCCGGTACACGTCTGGCAATGGAGCGCTATTTTGCGGAGCAAGGCATCAATATCCGTACCGGCATGCAGATGACCAGAAACGAGGCCATCAAGCAGGCGGTTCGGGCGGGTATGGGACTGGGGGTGGTATCCGCCCATACCATCGAACTGGAGGTCGAAACCGGTCGTTTGGTCATTCTTGATATCGAGGGGCTGCCCATCCAACGTCACTGGTATATGGTCTATCGAAAGACCAAGCGGCTCTCACCGGCGGCGAAGGCGTTTCACGATTTCGTTATGTCGGAGGCTCAACATATCCAGCAAGCGCCTGTTTAG
- the dxs gene encoding 1-deoxy-D-xylulose-5-phosphate synthase, which yields MSDRGSSSQTPNLLEAYPLLGKVTLPGDLRKLDQAKLRPLASEMRHFLIDSVSQTGGHLAAGLGVVELTIALHYVFNTPYDRLVWDVGHQAYPHKILTGRGERMASLRQKGGLSGFPKRCESEYDIFGTGHSSTSIGAALGMAVAAKQKGEDRSVVAIIGDGAMGAGMAFEALNQAGALDQDLLVILNDNDMSISKPVGGFSNHLARLLSGKVYTSMREGGKSALSHLPHQVGDLVGRWEEHMKGLVMPGTLFEEMGFNYIGPIDGHDFDTLVATLQNMRNMPGPRLLHVVTQKGRGYVHAENDPCVYHGVTPFDPDTGKMEKHGSGKTYTQVFGDWLCAIADQDDRLVAITPAMCEGSGMVQYAKQHPKRYFDVGIAEQHALTFAAGLACEGLKPVVAIYSTFLQRAYDQLIHDVALQDLDVTLAVDRAGQVGADGATHAGSFDLSYARLIPNMVIMAPGDEQECSRLLQTAYEYPGPALVRYPRGTGPGVEVAAPLPTPLPIGEGEIRRTGSHVALLVFGSLLTTAQQVAEHIDASLANMRFIKPLDTDLIDQLVATHQILVTLEENVVMGGAGSAVNEYLASCGRQVRVLNLGLPDSYLDHASHQEQLTEAGLDFDGILAAIERVNRETKLQVV from the coding sequence ATGTCGGATCGGGGCAGTTCAAGTCAAACCCCAAACCTGCTGGAAGCTTATCCGCTTCTTGGCAAAGTCACCCTGCCCGGGGATTTGCGTAAACTGGACCAGGCGAAGCTAAGGCCGCTGGCAAGTGAGATGCGGCACTTTCTTATCGACTCGGTTTCCCAGACCGGCGGTCATCTGGCGGCCGGGCTTGGCGTGGTGGAGTTGACCATCGCCCTCCACTACGTCTTCAACACCCCCTACGACCGTCTGGTGTGGGATGTGGGACACCAGGCCTATCCGCACAAGATCCTGACCGGAAGAGGGGAGCGAATGGCCAGTCTGCGGCAGAAGGGCGGGCTCTCAGGATTCCCGAAACGCTGCGAAAGCGAATATGACATCTTTGGTACAGGCCACTCCAGCACCTCCATCGGGGCGGCGCTCGGGATGGCGGTGGCGGCAAAACAGAAGGGTGAAGATCGTAGCGTTGTAGCCATCATCGGTGATGGCGCCATGGGCGCCGGAATGGCCTTCGAGGCCCTCAACCAGGCCGGGGCCCTGGATCAGGATCTGCTGGTGATCCTGAATGACAACGATATGTCCATATCCAAGCCGGTGGGTGGTTTCAGCAATCACCTCGCCCGTCTGCTCTCCGGCAAGGTCTATACCAGCATGCGCGAAGGGGGCAAATCCGCACTCAGTCATCTTCCTCATCAGGTGGGGGATCTGGTGGGTCGCTGGGAAGAGCATATGAAGGGTCTGGTGATGCCGGGTACCCTGTTCGAGGAGATGGGTTTCAACTACATCGGACCCATCGACGGGCATGACTTCGATACCCTGGTTGCGACACTGCAAAACATGCGCAACATGCCCGGTCCCAGGCTGTTGCATGTGGTGACCCAAAAAGGGCGGGGTTACGTGCATGCGGAGAATGATCCCTGTGTCTACCATGGGGTCACCCCGTTCGATCCCGATACGGGGAAGATGGAGAAACATGGCAGCGGCAAGACCTATACCCAGGTATTCGGTGACTGGTTGTGCGCCATCGCCGATCAGGATGATCGCCTGGTGGCCATCACGCCCGCCATGTGCGAGGGGTCGGGTATGGTGCAGTACGCCAAGCAGCACCCCAAGCGCTATTTCGACGTTGGGATAGCGGAACAGCACGCCCTTACATTTGCCGCGGGTTTGGCCTGCGAAGGCCTGAAACCGGTGGTGGCGATCTATTCCACATTCCTTCAGCGCGCCTATGATCAACTGATACACGATGTGGCACTGCAGGATCTTGACGTGACCCTGGCCGTGGACCGGGCGGGACAGGTCGGTGCGGATGGGGCAACCCATGCGGGGAGCTTTGATTTGAGCTATGCGCGCCTGATTCCCAACATGGTTATCATGGCGCCGGGGGACGAACAGGAGTGCAGTCGTCTGCTGCAGACCGCCTATGAATATCCTGGGCCGGCCCTGGTGCGCTACCCCCGGGGTACAGGTCCGGGGGTTGAAGTGGCAGCACCTCTACCGACACCATTGCCGATCGGTGAGGGTGAAATCCGGCGCACTGGCAGTCATGTGGCACTCCTGGTTTTCGGCAGTCTGCTGACAACGGCGCAACAGGTTGCCGAGCATATCGACGCATCCCTGGCCAATATGCGCTTTATCAAGCCACTGGATACGGACTTGATCGATCAATTGGTCGCTACCCATCAGATCCTGGTTACCCTGGAGGAGAATGTGGTGATGGGAGGCGCAGGCTCTGCAGTCAATGAATATCTGGCATCCTGCGGTCGCCAGGTAAGGGTGCTCAACCTCGGTTTGCCCGATAGCTATTTGGACCACGCCAGTCATCAGGAGCAGTTGACTGAGGCTGGGCTTGATTTCGATGGCATCCTTGCAGCCATCGAGCGGGTCAATAGAGAGACGAAGTTACAGGTTGTCTAA
- the gloB gene encoding hydroxyacylglutathione hydrolase, which translates to MIEIAGVDAFDDNYIWMVKNPTSSQAVAVDPGDETPVLNWLQQHGCDLSAILITHHHYDHVGGIPELREAYPGVAIYGPAGESIRGVTHPLKEGDRPQIAGLNASFQVLEVPGHTVGHIAYFGEGVLFCGDTLFAAGCGRVFGGTFEQLSDSLQRIASLPGDTLVYCAHEYTLANLGFAEWVEPQNPDLVSRIEREREKREAGAPTVPSILSDELLTNPFLRTTVGSVVQAAEDATGHDLTTPREVFTALRQWKDSEYD; encoded by the coding sequence ATGATCGAGATTGCCGGCGTCGATGCATTCGATGACAACTATATCTGGATGGTGAAAAATCCCACCTCATCCCAAGCTGTAGCGGTGGACCCGGGCGATGAGACACCGGTCTTGAACTGGTTGCAGCAACATGGCTGTGATCTTAGCGCTATCCTCATTACACACCACCATTATGATCACGTGGGGGGTATTCCGGAACTGCGCGAGGCCTATCCTGGAGTCGCGATCTATGGCCCGGCCGGTGAATCCATTCGCGGTGTGACCCATCCACTCAAGGAGGGCGACAGGCCTCAGATAGCCGGACTGAATGCCAGCTTCCAGGTATTGGAGGTGCCGGGGCATACGGTGGGACATATCGCATATTTCGGTGAGGGGGTACTCTTCTGTGGCGATACCCTGTTTGCCGCTGGTTGTGGACGGGTATTCGGTGGCACCTTCGAGCAGCTATCGGACTCGCTACAGCGTATCGCCTCACTGCCGGGGGATACCCTGGTCTACTGTGCCCATGAGTACACCCTGGCCAACCTGGGCTTTGCAGAGTGGGTCGAGCCGCAGAATCCCGATCTGGTAAGTCGCATCGAGCGGGAGCGGGAAAAGCGCGAGGCCGGCGCTCCCACGGTACCTTCGATCCTCAGCGATGAGCTGTTGACGAATCCCTTTTTGCGCACCACTGTTGGCTCGGTTGTGCAGGCGGCGGAAGATGCCACTGGGCATGACCTGACCACTCCCCGTGAAGTCTTCACCGCATTGCGGCAGTGGAAGGACAGCGAGTACGATTGA
- a CDS encoding phosphoribulokinase gives MSKKHPVVAVTGSSGAGTTTVKRAFEHIFYRDGIKSAVVEGDSFHRYTRVEMREKMAEGMSHFGPEANRFDKIAELFKTYGETGGGQKRYYLHSTEEAAEHNARLGCDHKPGEFTPWETIDQGTDLLFYEGLHGMVVDGDVDVAKYVDLGVGVVPIVNLEWIQKIFRDNAERGYSEEAIVDTIMRRMPDYINHITPQFSRTDINFQRVPTVDTSNPFIARDIPTPDESFVVIRFSDTKKFDTDFPYLLSMIDGSFMSRRNSIVVPGGKMGFAMEIILQPIIERMMDARNV, from the coding sequence ATGTCCAAAAAGCATCCTGTGGTCGCCGTAACCGGCTCGTCAGGCGCCGGAACCACCACTGTCAAGCGGGCCTTCGAACATATCTTCTATCGCGATGGCATCAAGTCTGCCGTGGTCGAGGGTGACAGTTTCCACCGCTATACACGTGTTGAAATGCGCGAGAAGATGGCTGAAGGTATGAGCCATTTCGGCCCTGAAGCAAACCGCTTCGATAAGATTGCCGAGCTTTTCAAGACCTACGGTGAAACCGGGGGTGGCCAAAAGCGCTACTACTTACACAGCACGGAGGAAGCGGCCGAACACAATGCCCGACTCGGTTGTGATCACAAGCCTGGTGAATTCACCCCTTGGGAAACCATTGATCAGGGTACAGATCTGCTTTTCTACGAAGGTCTGCACGGCATGGTGGTGGATGGCGATGTGGACGTCGCCAAATATGTGGATCTGGGAGTCGGCGTAGTACCCATCGTCAACCTGGAATGGATTCAGAAGATCTTCCGCGACAATGCAGAGCGCGGCTACAGTGAAGAGGCAATCGTCGACACCATCATGCGTCGCATGCCCGACTACATCAACCACATTACGCCGCAGTTCTCCCGCACCGACATCAACTTCCAGCGGGTACCGACGGTCGATACCTCCAACCCCTTCATCGCCCGTGATATCCCGACACCGGACGAGAGCTTCGTGGTTATCCGTTTCAGTGATACGAAGAAGTTCGATACCGACTTTCCCTATCTTTTGTCGATGATCGACGGCTCGTTCATGTCTCGCCGCAACAGTATCGTGGTACCCGGTGGCAAGATGGGGTTTGCCATGGAGATCATTCTGCAGCCCATCATCGAACGCATGATGGATGCCCGTAACGTCTAA